One Panicum virgatum strain AP13 chromosome 3N, P.virgatum_v5, whole genome shotgun sequence DNA segment encodes these proteins:
- the LOC120665347 gene encoding pentatricopeptide repeat-containing protein At2g20540-like: MAAAPPAVRQLEDAVVARLRACATFRDLLRAHGLAVRLCLSHSSYVATQIVHVCNAHGRAAHAARVFAEVPYPNLHLHNAMIKAYAQNHLHRDAVEVYVRLLRCPPLPWSGGFSGGDRFTYPFLLKACGGLAATELGNQVHAHVVRSGCEAHDIVQNSLIEMYTRCGDLSLARKMFDGMRNKDVVSWNTLISAHARLGQMRKARALFDSMPDKTVVSWTALVSGYTAVGDFAGAVEVFRLMQMEGFEPDDVSIVAVLPACAQLGALELGRWIYAYCDRHRMLRKTYICNALMEMYAKCGCIDEALQLFHGMPEKDVISWSTAIGGLAAHGRAREAVRLFEAMDGEGRVRPNGVTFVGLLSACSHAGLLDEGLRYLDRMKDGYGVEPGVEHYGCLVDLLGRSGRIQRALDTVRGMPVPADAKIWGSLLSACRSHGDVDTAMVAAELLVELEPGDVGNLIMLANVYAAAERWGDVANTRKEIRRRSTRKTPGCSMIEVDNVVREFVAGEDLGPELGGFAAVLDILASQLAADEEEFDGSNCLVNANVFTSDRSLPK; this comes from the coding sequence atggcggcggcgccccccgcgGTGCGGCAGCTGGAGGACGCGGTCGTCGCGAGGCTCCGTGCCTGCGCCACGTTCCGGGACCTCCTCCGCGCGCATGGCCTCGCCGTGCGGCTGTGCCTCTCgcacagcagctacgtcgccaCCCAGATCGTCCACGTCTGCAACGcccacggccgcgccgcgcacgccgcgcgaGTTTTCGCCGAGGTCCCCTACCCGAACCTCCACCTCCACAACGCCATGATCAAGGCCTATGCGCAGAACCACCTCCACCGCGACGCGGTCGAGGTCTACGTCCGCTTGCTCAGGTGCCCCCCGCTACCTTGGAGCGGCGGATTCTCCGGCGGCGACCGGTTCACGTACCCGTTCCTGCTCAAGGCCTGCGGCGGCCTGGCGGCGACCGAGCTGGGAAATCAGGTGCACGCGCACGTGGTGAGGTCCGGGTGCGAGGCACACGACATCGTGCAGAACTCCCTGATCGAAATGTACACGCGCTGCGGCGACCTGTCGCTCGCGCGCAAGATGTTCGATGGAATGCGGAACAAGGACGTGGTGTCCTGGAACACGCTTATCTCAGCGCACGCGAGGCTGGGGCAGATGAGGAAGGCACGGGCGTTATTTGATTCAATGCCTGACAAGACGGTGGTTTCCTGGACCGCATTGGTGTCCGGGTACACAGCAGTCGGCGACTTCGCCGGCGCAGTCGAGGTGTTCAGGCTGATGCAGATGGAAGGCTTCGAGCCAGACGACGTGAGCATCGTCGCGGTGCTGCCAGCCTGTGCCCAACTCGGCGCCCTCGAGCTAGGCAGGTGGATATACGCCTACTGCGACAGGCACCGCATGCTGCGCAAGACATACATCTGCAACGCGCTGATGGAGATGTACGCGAAGTGCGGGTGCATCGACGAAGCGCTGCAGCTGTTCCACGGCATGCCCGAGAAGGACGTCATCTCGTGGAGCACGGCGATCGGCGGCCTCGCGGCGCACGGGAGGGCGCGCGAGGCGGTCAGGTTGTTCGAGGCCATGGATGGAGAAGGAAGGGTGCGGCCAAACGGCGTCACTTTCGTGGGGCTTCTGTCGGCTTGCTCCCACGCCGGGCTCCTGGACGAAGGCCTGCGCTACTTGGACCGGATGAAGGACGGCTACGGTGTCGAACCCGGCGTCGAGCACTACGGGTGCCTAGTCGATCTCCTTGGCCGGTCAGGGAGAATCCAGCGCGCGCTGGACACTGTACGGGGCATGCCGGTCCCCGCCGACGCCAAGATCTGGGGGTCGCTGCTCAGTGCGTGCCGCAGCCACGGCGACGTGGACACTGCCATGGTGGCGGCCGAGCTGCTGGTCGAGCTGGAGCCCGGCGACGTGGGTAACCTCATCATGCTGGCTAACGTGTACGCCGCAGCAGAGCGGTGGGGCGACGTGGCAAACACAAGGAAGGAGATAAGGAGACGGAGCACTAGGAAGACGCCGGGGTGTAGCATGATCGAGGTGGACAACGTGGTGAGGGAGTTCGTCGCCGGGGAGGACCTGGGGCCTGAGCTGGGAGGCTTTGCTGCTGTGCTGGATATCCTGGCCTCGCAGCTTGCAGCCGATGAAGAAGAATTCGATGGTTCAAATTGCTTGGTTAATGCGAATGTGTTTACCAGTGACCGATCGTTGCCAAAATGA